Proteins from a genomic interval of Flammeovirgaceae bacterium SG7u.111:
- a CDS encoding translocation protein TolB — protein sequence MKHFKPSFGLNTIGLRTLFAIGTMLFAVQPTHAQFNKNKFGKNRVQYKDKEWNYISTMNFDIYFYDGGYDVAKLAAQFAEEDFDRITDMVGFSPYNKTKILIYNSIIDLQQSNIGIYYQGYSVGGQTRFIHSEVEVAFSGLKAEFKEELSLSISDILIFEMMYGGSLKDIFRNSYLLNLPEWFMSGASSYIANGWDEEMDDYIRDMFSQKRIKKVSNLKGEEARLVGQSIWNYMAEEYGRSNIANVLNLIRIVRNEENSIQNTLGISYKSFMKGWEEYYRKQNKVIAESHIDPTEDQIFKKNRKKFIFNDMTHSPSGRYIAYTTNTKGRWKVKVYDTKKDKTKKVLTGGYKLINQQIDKNAPLLAWRDKAELGIFAPHNGRMHLWFYELGKKQGRKRKEKRVFRSFSNIRGFDIDPSGNYLALSAEWRGRNNLYYYDYRQRKLTQLTNDIYDDINPRFMPGRDKKIVFSSNRVTDTLDVIRGYVADDIKDNFNVFVYDFDNAQVLRRVTNTLSKDVKPVPISTSEILYLSDQRGISHLYKYNLNDSVSTQVTNYQTGIQNYNLSKNNELMMIMLDDGKDLLYQVKDFNPDKPIFTTKTYRQQLNDLRYVQEMKRKREIEARRKKLEEQKLIKQQEQDRLIEKIKKATQEAQDSLKAIQDSTLTNLPDSLQQNQAVAVPDSLGAVSGSDSTDVNEIIIEQPTPVADSTTTAQGGDEIDTDDYQFDTFSKNRRSKFLEKYREKVAQQKGGKEEQDESGEMVEISKSRPYERMFALDNVTTSLEIDPLRGWGLLFDAAMTDVLENHKINAGLFFVTSLNNSNIYAEYEYLKKRFDYRVRYERRNLETATDAFSHRYYINMFEGSVSYPLNITTRVSVEPFFATTRFSDLVINSGRQDEIINYAGFNAEFIFDNSIVIGTNMMHGTRFKARYENYNSLNIGDRSFGKFTLDFRNYQRISRSLVFATRFSYGKFLGKSPKDFVLGGMDNWLFNKTDDGGENNALGVSQGNNSDLLFVDFVTPMRGFNYNKLSGQDYLLINAELRFPPIKFFAKNTINSNFFRNLQLVGFADVGSAWTGISPFNRENALNTVTDEDGNFSWKVSNFKNPFLIGYGAGLRTVLMGYYTKFDVAWGLEDNVVLDPKFYLTLGYDF from the coding sequence ATGAAACACTTCAAGCCTTCCTTCGGGCTTAATACCATTGGGCTAAGGACACTTTTTGCTATAGGTACCATGCTTTTCGCTGTGCAGCCTACCCATGCCCAGTTTAATAAAAATAAGTTTGGGAAGAACAGGGTTCAGTACAAGGACAAAGAGTGGAATTATATTTCCACCATGAACTTCGATATTTATTTCTACGACGGTGGGTACGACGTAGCGAAGCTTGCGGCTCAGTTTGCCGAAGAAGATTTTGACCGTATCACCGATATGGTGGGTTTCTCTCCTTACAACAAGACAAAAATCCTCATCTATAACTCCATCATTGATCTGCAACAGAGTAATATCGGTATTTACTACCAAGGTTATTCGGTTGGAGGGCAAACACGGTTTATCCATTCGGAAGTCGAGGTGGCTTTTAGTGGTTTAAAAGCCGAATTTAAAGAGGAGCTTTCACTGAGTATTTCCGATATCCTGATTTTTGAGATGATGTATGGTGGTTCTCTAAAGGATATTTTCCGAAACTCTTACCTGCTCAATTTGCCTGAGTGGTTTATGAGCGGAGCTTCTAGTTATATAGCCAATGGCTGGGACGAGGAGATGGATGATTACATCAGAGATATGTTTTCTCAGAAGAGAATAAAGAAAGTTTCTAACCTCAAAGGCGAGGAAGCGAGGCTGGTTGGGCAATCTATTTGGAACTACATGGCGGAGGAGTATGGTAGGTCAAATATTGCCAACGTGTTGAACTTGATTCGGATAGTAAGAAATGAAGAAAATAGTATTCAGAATACGTTAGGGATCTCGTACAAGTCTTTTATGAAAGGCTGGGAGGAGTATTATAGAAAACAAAATAAGGTAATTGCCGAATCGCATATAGATCCTACGGAAGATCAAATATTCAAGAAAAATAGGAAGAAGTTTATTTTCAACGATATGACCCACAGCCCTAGTGGGAGGTATATTGCCTACACTACCAATACGAAAGGTAGGTGGAAGGTAAAGGTGTATGACACTAAAAAAGATAAAACTAAAAAGGTGTTGACAGGAGGTTATAAGCTTATTAACCAACAAATAGATAAAAACGCGCCCCTTTTGGCTTGGCGCGATAAAGCGGAGCTTGGGATTTTTGCACCACACAATGGAAGAATGCACTTGTGGTTTTACGAATTAGGCAAGAAGCAAGGAAGGAAGAGGAAAGAAAAAAGGGTGTTTAGGAGTTTTAGTAATATCCGAGGGTTTGATATTGACCCAAGTGGGAATTATTTGGCACTGAGTGCGGAATGGAGAGGAAGAAACAATTTGTATTACTACGATTATCGTCAGCGAAAACTTACCCAGCTTACCAATGATATTTATGATGATATCAACCCGAGGTTTATGCCAGGAAGGGATAAGAAAATTGTATTTAGCTCCAACAGGGTTACAGATACACTAGATGTAATCAGAGGTTATGTGGCGGATGATATAAAGGATAATTTCAATGTGTTTGTGTATGATTTTGATAATGCACAAGTATTGAGAAGGGTGACAAATACGTTGAGCAAAGATGTAAAACCTGTTCCTATAAGTACAAGTGAAATTCTGTATCTAAGTGATCAGAGAGGGATTTCGCACCTATACAAATATAACCTGAATGACAGTGTATCCACTCAAGTGACGAATTACCAAACAGGTATCCAGAATTATAACCTGAGCAAGAACAATGAGTTGATGATGATCATGCTCGATGATGGAAAGGACTTACTCTATCAGGTTAAAGATTTCAACCCTGATAAGCCTATTTTTACCACAAAAACTTACCGCCAACAGCTTAATGATTTGCGCTATGTGCAAGAAATGAAGCGCAAGCGAGAGATAGAAGCAAGAAGGAAAAAGTTAGAAGAGCAAAAGCTTATAAAACAGCAAGAGCAAGATCGCCTTATAGAAAAAATAAAGAAGGCTACTCAAGAGGCGCAAGATAGTTTGAAGGCTATACAAGATTCTACTTTGACGAACCTGCCAGATTCTTTGCAGCAAAACCAAGCTGTAGCAGTTCCAGATTCTTTAGGGGCAGTTTCTGGCTCAGATTCTACTGACGTAAATGAAATTATCATTGAGCAACCTACTCCTGTCGCAGATAGTACTACGACGGCTCAAGGGGGTGATGAAATAGATACGGATGATTATCAGTTTGATACTTTTTCTAAAAACAGAAGAAGTAAATTTCTTGAAAAATATAGGGAGAAAGTTGCGCAACAAAAAGGGGGGAAAGAAGAGCAAGACGAGAGTGGTGAGATGGTAGAAATTTCCAAATCAAGACCTTACGAAAGGATGTTTGCTCTTGATAATGTGACTACTTCACTGGAGATCGATCCGCTGAGAGGGTGGGGGCTATTGTTTGATGCGGCTATGACCGATGTGCTGGAAAATCATAAGATTAATGCAGGATTGTTTTTTGTGACCAGTCTCAACAATAGTAACATCTATGCCGAATATGAATACCTAAAGAAAAGGTTTGATTATAGGGTACGCTATGAAAGAAGGAACTTAGAGACTGCGACTGATGCTTTTAGCCACAGGTATTATATTAACATGTTTGAGGGTAGTGTATCTTATCCGCTTAATATTACTACGAGGGTGAGTGTAGAACCATTTTTTGCTACCACAAGGTTTAGCGACCTTGTGATCAACAGTGGCAGGCAGGATGAAATCATCAACTATGCAGGCTTCAATGCGGAATTTATTTTTGACAATAGCATAGTGATCGGGACGAATATGATGCACGGAACGCGCTTTAAGGCGAGGTACGAAAACTATAATAGTTTAAATATTGGCGACAGGAGTTTTGGTAAATTTACACTTGATTTCAGGAATTATCAGCGGATTTCCCGCTCATTGGTATTTGCTACTCGTTTCTCCTACGGAAAGTTTTTGGGCAAGTCTCCTAAGGATTTTGTTTTGGGGGGGATGGACAATTGGTTATTCAACAAAACGGATGATGGTGGGGAAAATAATGCTTTGGGAGTATCGCAAGGTAATAATAGTGACTTGCTCTTTGTAGATTTCGTAACTCCGATGCGTGGGTTTAATTACAACAAATTAAGCGGGCAAGATTATCTGCTTATCAATGCGGAGCTTCGTTTCCCACCTATTAAGTTCTTTGCAAAAAATACGATCAACTCGAATTTTTTCAGGAATTTACAGCTAGTTGGATTTGCGGACGTAGGTTCGGCTTGGACGGGCATCAGTCCTTTCAACAGAGAAAATGCCCTTAATACTGTAACAGATGAAGATGGGAATTTTAGCTGGAAAGTTTCCAATTTCAAAAACCCTTTCCTAATTGGCTATGGAGCTGGTTTAAGAACAGTGCTGATGGGGTACTATACTAAGTTTGATGTGGCTTGGGGACTTGAAGACAATGTGGTGCTCGATCCGAAGTTTTACCTCACTTTGGGCTACGATTTCTAG
- a CDS encoding FAD-dependent oxidoreductase yields the protein MDYDYILVGQGIAGTVLAESLFQVGKSVLVVDNGAKKTSSRVAAGIFNPITGRRMNKTWVADELFPKLFDFYPTLEIKLGKRFFYQKNVYHPFDSQEKQNYWMAESADSSFADYIKGFDKGEKYKRVIKGEFGGMLITKAGFVDIPVMLDVYRAFLIEKKCLLEKSLSIEDVKILPDGVEWQNIRAGKMIFCEGTLGEGNPYFDWLRFKPVKGELLLVDFKNQQFEETINRGCWILPHHDGLCRIGATYDNYDMSLETTELAKEKLLEKLTALVSVPFEIKEQRAGIRPATYDRRPFVGLHPEHPSIGVFNGLGAKGISLSPWCAELFVNQLEKGNELPKEIDIRRVLKRKG from the coding sequence ATGGATTACGATTATATATTAGTGGGGCAGGGGATAGCTGGTACTGTACTGGCGGAAAGCTTGTTTCAGGTGGGTAAAAGTGTGTTGGTGGTAGACAATGGGGCAAAAAAGACATCTTCGAGGGTGGCAGCAGGGATTTTTAACCCGATTACTGGGCGAAGGATGAACAAGACTTGGGTTGCCGACGAGCTATTTCCCAAGCTATTTGACTTCTATCCAACACTTGAAATAAAGCTAGGAAAGCGGTTTTTCTATCAAAAGAATGTTTACCATCCTTTCGACTCGCAAGAGAAGCAGAATTATTGGATGGCGGAAAGTGCCGACTCTTCTTTTGCCGATTATATAAAAGGTTTTGACAAAGGTGAAAAGTACAAAAGGGTAATCAAGGGTGAGTTTGGGGGTATGTTGATAACCAAAGCTGGGTTTGTGGATATCCCTGTGATGCTGGATGTATACCGAGCTTTTTTGATTGAGAAAAAATGCTTGCTAGAAAAGAGCTTATCGATAGAAGATGTTAAAATTTTGCCCGATGGGGTGGAATGGCAAAACATTAGGGCAGGGAAAATGATTTTCTGTGAGGGGACTTTAGGAGAGGGCAACCCGTATTTTGATTGGTTGCGCTTCAAGCCCGTAAAAGGTGAGCTGCTTTTGGTCGATTTTAAAAATCAGCAATTTGAAGAGACTATTAACCGAGGTTGTTGGATTTTGCCTCATCACGATGGGCTTTGTAGGATAGGGGCAACATATGATAATTATGATATGAGTCTTGAAACAACCGAATTGGCTAAAGAAAAATTGCTAGAAAAACTAACTGCGCTCGTGTCGGTTCCTTTTGAAATAAAAGAACAGCGAGCGGGAATTCGCCCTGCTACATACGATCGTAGGCCGTTTGTAGGCTTGCATCCTGAACATCCGAGCATAGGTGTATTCAATGGGCTAGGGGCAAAAGGAATTTCGCTTTCTCCATGGTGTGCAGAGCTTTTTGTAAATCAGTTAGAAAAGGGAAATGAACTTCCCAAGGAAATTGATATCAGAAGGGTGCTTAAACGTAAAGGCTAA
- a CDS encoding MBL fold metallo-hydrolase, giving the protein MITIQEFTFNAFGENTYLLFDDSRECIIIDPGCYDKVEREELVEFIEEKKLKVSKVVNTHCHVDHVLGNEFAKTKFGVNLYIPEKEQEVLGSVPSYAPVYGFPAYSHAEPDGFLTPDQKLTFGNSSLDILFVPGHSPGHLAFYCKEQKFCINGDVLFHGSIGRTDLPGGNHQQLLNSIKNVMFKLPDDTRIFCGHGPSTNIAYEKKHNPFCGGM; this is encoded by the coding sequence ATGATTACCATTCAAGAATTTACTTTTAATGCCTTTGGTGAAAATACCTATTTGTTATTCGATGACTCTCGCGAATGTATCATCATAGACCCTGGTTGCTATGATAAAGTTGAAAGAGAAGAGCTTGTTGAGTTTATAGAAGAGAAAAAACTTAAAGTGAGCAAGGTGGTAAATACTCATTGCCACGTAGACCATGTACTGGGCAACGAGTTTGCAAAAACGAAATTTGGGGTAAACCTTTACATTCCCGAAAAGGAGCAAGAAGTATTGGGTTCAGTCCCTTCTTATGCCCCAGTTTATGGCTTTCCAGCGTATAGCCACGCCGAGCCAGACGGTTTTCTTACCCCCGACCAAAAGCTCACTTTTGGAAATAGCAGCCTCGATATTCTTTTTGTACCTGGTCATTCCCCAGGGCACTTGGCTTTCTATTGCAAAGAGCAAAAATTTTGTATTAACGGAGATGTGCTCTTTCACGGAAGTATCGGTAGAACCGACCTTCCGGGCGGAAACCACCAACAATTACTCAATAGCATCAAAAATGTAATGTTCAAACTTCCTGACGATACGAGAATCTTTTGCGGGCACGGACCTTCTACCAATATTGCCTATGAGAAGAAGCACAACCCATTTTGCGGAGGGATGTAG
- a CDS encoding alpha/beta fold hydrolase: protein MNKKLDFVLTSKHDNRKFIGDIRFKKDGKAKPIILFVHGFKGFKDWGPFNLVADFFAKNDFVFAKINLSHNGTTPESPIDFADLEAFGNNNFTIEQDDIGTAIDFLLSYDEIKDEADMEQLNLIGHSRGGGMVVLKTAADARIRKTATWAAICDVAAGYKDETVIENWEKDGVIHIWNSRTEQHMPLYFQIYENYIQNREKLSIEKNAKTITQPVILFHGTEDPTVPYAAAESLHSWIPNATFVTLEGSGHTFEAAHPWNSEKLPENLQTVVEKTAAFFKQ, encoded by the coding sequence ATGAATAAAAAGCTCGACTTCGTACTCACATCAAAACACGACAACAGAAAATTCATTGGCGATATCAGGTTCAAAAAGGATGGAAAAGCTAAGCCAATCATCTTATTTGTCCATGGTTTTAAAGGGTTTAAAGACTGGGGACCTTTCAACCTCGTAGCCGATTTCTTTGCAAAAAACGATTTCGTTTTCGCAAAAATCAACCTATCTCACAATGGTACTACACCAGAATCACCCATCGACTTCGCCGACCTAGAAGCTTTTGGCAATAATAATTTCACCATCGAACAAGATGATATTGGAACTGCTATCGACTTTTTACTTAGTTACGATGAGATAAAAGACGAGGCGGACATGGAGCAACTCAACCTAATTGGCCATAGCCGAGGAGGAGGAATGGTTGTACTAAAAACAGCAGCCGATGCTCGGATAAGAAAGACGGCTACGTGGGCAGCCATCTGTGATGTGGCGGCAGGGTACAAAGATGAAACAGTAATTGAAAACTGGGAAAAAGATGGAGTAATCCACATTTGGAACAGCCGAACCGAACAGCACATGCCGCTCTATTTCCAGATTTATGAAAACTATATCCAGAACAGGGAAAAGCTTTCCATTGAAAAAAACGCAAAAACTATAACCCAACCCGTCATTCTTTTCCACGGCACGGAAGACCCAACCGTACCTTATGCGGCGGCGGAAAGCCTCCATTCATGGATTCCCAACGCTACGTTTGTCACCCTAGAGGGAAGTGGACACACGTTTGAGGCGGCGCATCCTTGGAACAGCGAAAAACTCCCCGAAAACTTGCAGACCGTAGTCGAAAAAACTGCCGCTTTTTTCAAGCAGTAG
- a CDS encoding tetratricopeptide repeat protein, with product MKKKAKKQVTSRPASNAKLFFLVDGSDISDQQLKPWIDYTKDSRKDMSLVIFNANESDYAQSENMLASQGNAIEALELIPISSDNYICSLHFDDFELAKQVGSWFRQHHALLGVSKAAIGVSDKKASTVDKLWISMASFFALTGLKAKPLGANILPLEKAKETLGESTEKPLVQYKKATEACPETEKMPLKATEETSAMKLFVQAKMLYFSSKLHKYCTGPIAEIKQKGIGQEMLKDGNSAVYRLSFFTVALALFLLLPALSFQYGMTWDEPVLVEYAEDILTYYKSGGEDKGVFDMKKHARNATIHYSAFFDLAAQVFHEYLSPFGIYESRHFLNAICGALLMLFVGRLGKELGNWRIALLAILFAALSPRLFGHSMNNPKDIPFALGYAMSLFYLIRFFKQMPQPPFTAFFWLIVSFAFIISIKIGGLIVFGFLGIFGGVYWLYQISQNNLSHGFKLLPRYIGYMLIIIIPSYFLGILFWPWGIEKPLTNPITSLTEFTNFRFLITYELFEGERINMDSPPANYIFKWIGISVPLFVLIGAVLSLIPTKESLKAKKSGMLLMMLFAFFFPIVFTIIQNSTLYSGWRHMMFTYIPLLVLAAVGWDTLFSLFKSVWIPRIITACLVVLMALPAYWMVKNHPNQYVYFNETIGGINGAYTNYETEYWCNAMKEATEWLIANEPVDEKKIRVAANFEINSAQYYANKQTDSLQMIWTRENEKFKPNWDYAFFGTRGMPKSMIEKSFPPKGTIHVIKADTVPLIAIVKRENSYLPNAHQLRSQGKAREALAQALKAVEYEPTNAEALRLTGMLYLNVGQDDKALRFFKECIDINADDYVAYTMIGIVYNNKKDYKKAIPFFNKSVQLKVNNTSGYYQRGRAYAQLKDYDNALQSYETAAKYDNGRNPYIFLDAAVTLMQQGMQYPQIKQQRFNMAIRNLQLVLKINPNVVDAYRNLAIAYQELGDQANAQKFQAIYQQKAQGQ from the coding sequence ATGAAGAAAAAAGCTAAAAAACAAGTTACCAGCCGTCCTGCAAGCAACGCTAAGTTGTTTTTTTTAGTTGATGGCTCAGATATATCAGACCAGCAATTAAAACCTTGGATTGATTATACCAAAGATAGCCGCAAAGACATGAGCTTGGTCATTTTCAATGCAAACGAAAGTGATTATGCCCAGTCTGAAAATATGCTGGCTTCCCAAGGAAACGCAATTGAAGCACTCGAATTAATTCCTATATCTTCTGACAACTATATTTGTAGCCTTCATTTTGATGATTTTGAGCTTGCCAAGCAGGTTGGTTCTTGGTTTCGCCAGCACCATGCTTTACTTGGAGTAAGTAAAGCAGCAATTGGAGTCTCAGACAAAAAAGCGAGTACAGTTGATAAACTTTGGATTTCGATGGCGAGCTTTTTTGCACTTACTGGGCTTAAAGCCAAGCCTCTTGGGGCAAATATTCTTCCTCTAGAAAAGGCAAAAGAAACTTTAGGAGAAAGCACAGAAAAGCCATTGGTTCAATATAAAAAAGCTACAGAAGCTTGCCCTGAAACAGAAAAAATGCCTTTGAAGGCAACTGAAGAAACTTCAGCCATGAAGCTTTTTGTGCAGGCAAAAATGCTGTATTTCTCTTCCAAACTCCATAAATATTGCACCGGACCTATTGCAGAAATAAAACAAAAAGGCATTGGTCAAGAAATGTTGAAAGATGGAAACAGTGCTGTTTACCGCCTGTCCTTTTTCACCGTAGCCCTTGCGCTTTTTCTGCTCTTGCCAGCCCTAAGTTTCCAATATGGAATGACTTGGGATGAACCCGTGCTCGTAGAATATGCGGAAGACATTCTAACCTATTACAAATCTGGCGGAGAAGATAAAGGAGTTTTCGACATGAAAAAACATGCTCGGAACGCTACTATACACTACAGCGCCTTTTTTGACCTAGCCGCACAGGTTTTCCACGAATACCTATCACCTTTCGGTATTTACGAATCTCGCCACTTCCTCAATGCCATTTGCGGAGCATTGCTCATGCTTTTTGTTGGAAGGCTGGGAAAAGAACTCGGAAATTGGCGGATAGCTTTGTTGGCAATTTTGTTTGCCGCCTTATCGCCGCGCCTCTTTGGCCACTCCATGAACAACCCCAAAGACATTCCTTTTGCCCTAGGCTATGCCATGAGCTTGTTTTACCTCATTCGGTTTTTCAAGCAAATGCCACAGCCACCGTTTACCGCATTCTTTTGGCTGATCGTTAGCTTTGCTTTTATCATCAGCATCAAAATAGGTGGACTGATCGTATTTGGGTTTTTGGGTATTTTCGGAGGCGTATACTGGCTTTACCAAATTTCTCAAAACAACCTTTCTCATGGGTTCAAGCTTCTGCCAAGGTACATTGGCTACATGCTTATTATCATTATCCCTAGCTACTTTTTAGGAATTTTGTTCTGGCCTTGGGGCATTGAAAAGCCCTTGACCAACCCAATTACCTCACTCACGGAATTTACTAATTTCCGTTTTTTGATCACCTACGAGCTTTTTGAAGGAGAACGAATCAATATGGATTCACCTCCCGCCAATTATATATTCAAATGGATAGGAATCAGCGTACCTCTTTTCGTACTTATTGGTGCTGTTTTGAGTCTTATTCCTACAAAAGAAAGCTTGAAAGCGAAAAAAAGCGGAATGCTACTCATGATGCTTTTTGCCTTCTTTTTCCCAATCGTTTTTACCATCATCCAAAACTCTACACTGTACAGTGGCTGGAGGCACATGATGTTTACCTATATCCCTTTGTTGGTACTTGCCGCTGTGGGTTGGGACACGCTTTTCAGTCTTTTCAAATCGGTTTGGATTCCTCGCATCATCACTGCTTGTTTGGTAGTTCTGATGGCATTACCTGCTTACTGGATGGTAAAAAACCACCCAAACCAGTACGTTTATTTTAATGAAACAATTGGAGGAATCAACGGCGCTTACACCAACTACGAAACAGAATATTGGTGTAATGCGATGAAAGAAGCTACCGAATGGCTCATAGCTAACGAACCTGTGGACGAAAAGAAAATAAGGGTAGCAGCCAATTTCGAGATAAACTCGGCGCAATACTATGCCAATAAACAGACGGATAGCCTCCAGATGATTTGGACGAGGGAAAATGAAAAATTCAAGCCCAATTGGGATTATGCATTCTTCGGAACGAGGGGCATGCCTAAGTCTATGATCGAAAAATCATTCCCTCCAAAAGGGACTATCCACGTCATAAAAGCGGACACAGTCCCCCTCATAGCCATAGTAAAAAGAGAAAATAGTTACTTGCCAAATGCCCATCAGCTCCGCAGTCAAGGCAAAGCCCGTGAAGCATTGGCACAAGCCTTAAAAGCGGTTGAGTATGAACCTACAAATGCAGAAGCACTGAGACTTACAGGCATGCTTTATCTAAATGTAGGACAAGATGATAAAGCCCTTCGCTTCTTTAAGGAATGTATTGATATAAACGCAGATGACTACGTGGCCTATACCATGATTGGCATTGTGTATAACAACAAAAAAGACTACAAAAAAGCCATTCCTTTCTTCAACAAATCGGTGCAATTGAAAGTCAACAATACCAGTGGGTATTACCAACGAGGCAGGGCTTATGCACAGTTAAAAGATTATGACAACGCCTTGCAGAGCTACGAAACTGCGGCAAAATATGACAATGGGCGCAACCCATATATTTTCCTAGATGCAGCGGTAACGCTAATGCAGCAAGGTATGCAATATCCGCAAATCAAGCAGCAGCGCTTCAATATGGCTATTAGAAACTTACAGTTGGTATTGAAAATCAACCCGAACGTGGTAGATGCGTACCGCAATCTTGCTATCGCCTACCAAGAGCTGGGCGACCAAGCCAATGCGCAAAAGTTCCAAGCTATTTACCAACAAAAAGCACAGGGGCAGTAA
- the proB gene encoding glutamate 5-kinase, with product MNLKYKKIAIKLGSNVLAAKNGLPDKELMGKIVAQIAALRKQGVEIVLISSGAVAAGRSIFPVNKKLDTIAQRQVFSSIGQVELIKIYTELFASQQLYCSQVLVTREDFRSRTHYVNMKNCLSALLGNGIIPVINENDVVSVSELMFTDNDELAGMVASMLNMDALFILSNVDGVFNGDPKKEGTKVIPVLDAAKTDFSKFVVSSKSDFGRGGMITKCRNAQKIADLGIAVHIANGKNEFTIAELMKPEAPGTLFPPRKNTSNAKKWLSQSANYVKGEIIVNEGAKNALLSEQATSLLPIGVVKIKGSFEKGDIVKIKSEEGTSLGVGKAEYSSEKAIQRMGKQKHRALIHYDYLFLD from the coding sequence ATGAATTTGAAATATAAAAAAATAGCCATCAAGCTAGGCTCCAATGTACTGGCTGCTAAAAATGGCTTGCCCGACAAAGAGCTTATGGGAAAAATAGTCGCTCAAATAGCGGCTTTGAGAAAGCAAGGGGTAGAAATTGTGTTGATATCTTCGGGAGCGGTGGCCGCTGGCAGAAGTATTTTCCCGGTAAACAAAAAGCTCGATACCATTGCCCAAAGGCAGGTTTTTTCCTCCATAGGGCAAGTTGAGCTTATCAAAATTTATACGGAACTTTTTGCATCCCAACAGCTTTATTGCTCACAAGTGTTGGTCACTCGGGAAGATTTCCGAAGCCGCACGCATTATGTAAACATGAAAAACTGCCTGAGCGCTTTGCTCGGAAACGGCATCATCCCCGTAATTAATGAAAATGACGTGGTTTCGGTCTCAGAGCTGATGTTTACCGACAACGACGAGCTAGCAGGGATGGTCGCTTCCATGCTCAATATGGATGCGCTTTTTATCCTCAGTAACGTAGATGGCGTTTTTAATGGTGACCCTAAAAAAGAAGGGACGAAAGTAATTCCCGTGTTAGATGCTGCAAAAACTGATTTTAGCAAGTTTGTGGTTTCCAGCAAATCGGACTTTGGGCGAGGCGGGATGATCACCAAATGCAGAAATGCCCAGAAAATTGCCGACTTGGGCATAGCCGTCCACATAGCCAATGGGAAAAACGAATTCACCATCGCTGAGCTTATGAAACCCGAAGCCCCAGGCACGCTTTTCCCACCTCGTAAAAACACTTCGAATGCAAAAAAATGGCTTTCCCAATCTGCCAATTATGTAAAAGGGGAAATCATCGTAAACGAAGGAGCTAAAAATGCACTGCTTTCCGAGCAGGCAACCAGTCTGTTGCCTATTGGTGTGGTAAAAATTAAAGGAAGTTTTGAAAAAGGAGATATTGTAAAAATAAAAAGCGAAGAGGGAACATCGCTAGGCGTGGGGAAAGCTGAATACAGCTCCGAAAAAGCGATCCAGCGAATGGGCAAGCAAAAACACCGTGCCCTCATCCACTACGATTATTTGTTTTTGGATTAA
- a CDS encoding DUF5684 domain-containing protein has translation MQQEPSLITMILVGLIFLAIVVLAIASNWVIYQKAGKPGWASIVPIYSTVVLLEIVGKPVWWFFLLFIPGVNIIFAVWTLNLLSKSFGKDEGFTVGLILLSLVFYPILAFGDAKYQGPAGDYKG, from the coding sequence ATGCAACAAGAACCTTCATTAATCACAATGATTTTAGTTGGGCTGATTTTTTTAGCCATCGTTGTTTTAGCCATCGCCTCTAACTGGGTTATCTATCAAAAAGCGGGCAAGCCAGGCTGGGCTTCTATTGTTCCTATCTATAGTACTGTTGTCCTTCTTGAAATAGTAGGGAAACCTGTTTGGTGGTTCTTCTTGCTGTTCATTCCTGGAGTGAACATTATTTTTGCAGTTTGGACTTTAAACCTTCTCTCTAAAAGCTTTGGAAAAGATGAAGGGTTTACCGTAGGGTTAATTCTATTATCACTCGTGTTTTACCCGATCTTAGCCTTCGGTGATGCCAAATACCAAGGACCTGCTGGTGATTATAAGGGATAA